In a single window of the Desulfovibrio sp. Fe33 genome:
- a CDS encoding SHOCT domain-containing protein, translating into MDLSHIPAFLGGFFDFLDSPQWRAWPFNSGYGEHILPAIARMLFVAAIIGVVLLFLRLLFGPGGPLRDKELEEEARLETERERAELDEMLAKGEISEMEYKVRMKGLKD; encoded by the coding sequence ATGGACCTTTCACACATCCCCGCCTTTCTCGGCGGTTTCTTCGATTTTCTGGACAGCCCCCAGTGGCGCGCCTGGCCATTCAACTCCGGATACGGGGAGCACATCCTGCCCGCAATAGCCCGGATGCTCTTTGTCGCCGCGATTATCGGCGTGGTCCTGCTTTTCCTTCGCCTGCTCTTCGGCCCCGGCGGTCCGCTTCGGGACAAGGAACTGGAGGAGGAAGCCCGGCTCGAAACCGAACGTGAACGGGCTGAACTCGACGAGATGCTCGCGAAAGGCGAGATTTCCGAAATGGAATACAAGGTCAGAATGAAAGGCCTCAAGGATTGA
- a CDS encoding HD domain-containing protein, whose translation MSLSDHILMVREFAEGHLVGENRNDYHIRLKLDHSMRVLDNGLAIIEGEGINGRTAQLATMAALYHDIGRFPQFARYGTFKDAESINHGRMGVLTLRSLDLPDGFTEHEWRLIRAAVGLHNAKTVNPGLKGPLSSMVNVARDADKVDIFGVILDHLSQPGTPDRVVILQLEKHPTRYSRAVLDAVMSGGSCDYSMLRYDKDFLILMAGWLFSLAYGTSARLLLDRGLVERTFGMLPKNDEITDLKEKVLTHLQAATSARH comes from the coding sequence ATGTCCCTGTCCGACCACATCCTCATGGTCCGAGAATTCGCCGAAGGCCACCTCGTGGGCGAGAATCGCAACGACTACCACATCCGCCTGAAGCTCGACCATTCCATGCGGGTGCTGGACAACGGACTGGCCATCATCGAAGGCGAGGGGATAAACGGCCGCACTGCCCAACTCGCAACCATGGCCGCCCTGTACCATGACATCGGAAGGTTTCCCCAGTTCGCCCGATACGGAACCTTCAAGGACGCCGAATCGATCAACCACGGGCGCATGGGCGTGCTCACCCTGCGCAGCCTCGACCTTCCCGACGGATTCACGGAGCATGAATGGAGGCTCATCCGGGCCGCCGTGGGCCTGCACAATGCCAAGACGGTCAATCCCGGCCTGAAAGGTCCCCTGTCCTCCATGGTCAACGTCGCCCGAGACGCGGACAAGGTCGATATCTTCGGCGTGATCCTGGACCACCTGAGCCAGCCGGGCACCCCAGACCGGGTTGTCATCCTCCAGCTTGAAAAGCATCCCACCCGCTATTCCCGGGCCGTTCTGGACGCGGTCATGTCAGGCGGCTCCTGCGACTACTCCATGCTCCGCTACGACAAGGATTTCCTGATTCTCATGGCAGGCTGGCTCTTCTCCCTGGCCTACGGCACATCGGCGCGCCTGCTGCTCGACCGTGGACTGGTGGAGCGCACCTTCGGGATGCTCCCGAAAAACGACGAGATCACCGATTTAAAGGAAAAGGTGCTCACCCACCTGCAAGCCGCGACCTCAGCCCGACACTGA
- a CDS encoding NAD(P)/FAD-dependent oxidoreductase: MSDTLYDVAILGSGPGGLQAAIHASRKKVKTLMLGRIDNSSLYWAHVENYCCQIEITGEEILKKGRAQAENFGTEFRNEDVLAIEQEGKTFSLKLESGDIVKTKTVILATGSNRNKLGVPGEKELLGKGVSYCVDCDAGFYRNEVVAVAGCRSAAAGGAVALTNFASEVHLYCAELDVNEGLRQQLTATGVKVHEGVSIKEILGENAVESVLLDDDSTQPVTGVFIELGAKGVLELTAMLGVQLDENMKYIEADKKQRTNVPGIYAAGDICGPPLQMAKAVGEGCVAGIEAATYAKKLELD; the protein is encoded by the coding sequence ATGTCCGACACACTCTACGACGTCGCCATACTCGGCTCCGGCCCCGGCGGCCTTCAGGCCGCCATCCACGCATCGCGCAAGAAGGTTAAAACCCTGATGCTCGGCCGCATCGACAACTCCAGCCTCTACTGGGCGCATGTCGAAAACTACTGCTGCCAAATCGAGATCACGGGCGAGGAAATCCTGAAGAAAGGCCGCGCCCAGGCAGAGAATTTCGGCACTGAATTCCGGAACGAGGACGTGCTCGCCATCGAACAGGAAGGCAAGACTTTCTCCCTCAAGCTGGAATCCGGGGACATTGTCAAAACCAAGACCGTAATCCTCGCCACCGGCTCCAACCGCAACAAGCTGGGCGTACCCGGCGAGAAGGAGCTGCTCGGCAAGGGTGTGAGCTACTGCGTCGACTGCGACGCGGGCTTCTACCGCAACGAGGTGGTGGCCGTGGCGGGCTGCCGCAGCGCCGCCGCCGGCGGGGCCGTGGCCCTGACCAACTTCGCCAGCGAAGTACACCTCTACTGCGCCGAACTCGATGTGAACGAAGGATTACGCCAACAGCTGACCGCCACGGGCGTGAAGGTCCACGAAGGCGTGAGCATCAAGGAAATCCTCGGGGAGAACGCCGTTGAGTCCGTGCTTCTGGACGACGATTCCACCCAGCCGGTCACCGGGGTGTTCATCGAACTCGGGGCCAAGGGAGTGCTGGAGCTGACCGCCATGCTCGGCGTGCAGCTGGACGAGAACATGAAATACATCGAAGCCGACAAAAAGCAGCGCACCAACGTGCCCGGCATCTACGCCGCGGGCGACATCTGCGGTCCGCCCCTGCAAATGGCCAAGGCGGTCGGCGAAGGATGCGTGGCGGGAATAGAAGCCGCCACCTACGCCAAGAAGCTCGAACTGGACTAG